In a single window of the Coffea eugenioides isolate CCC68of chromosome 3, Ceug_1.0, whole genome shotgun sequence genome:
- the LOC113766714 gene encoding uncharacterized protein LOC113766714 encodes MDKNWMKLDNRQDESYKLGVAAFLNFAYSGKAKHLTIACPCKQCNNFWNHTKSVVENHLFTFGIRKSYTRWIHHGEQFRQEIREDSNLGGDEEGDTDSEDLNHILNDIGTAQWGRNWFSREDDGEGNSGLNASETEASLKLLEDAKRELYPGNTFFSKLSFVVTLLHLKTMNGWTINSFNSLLEVSKKALPPEAAVPKSFSDAKRIIRDLGFISKKMHACVNDCVLFHKEYENFDTCPNPNCKEARYKSKGSKIPRKVLRHFPLKPRLQCLYAHKEIALDMRWHKEKRVDDGNTMRHSVDSEAWKHFDKLYPDFAHDPRNVRFGLATNGFNPFGTMTSTYSIWPIFVVPYNQPPWKCMKDPFFFMSMLIPGPKSPGNEICVYMAPLIDELNEFWDGLETYDAFTGQKFTLRAALLWTINDFPAYAMLSGWSTKGYQACPICMAETSYMHLKHRKKLCYTGHRRFLPIDHHWRRERKPFESGNCVLFCTLYPFYMGRWEILYAVVEALQEPCL; translated from the coding sequence ATGGACAAAAATTGGATGAAACTTGATAATAGACAGGACGAGTCTTATAAACTTGGGGTGGCTGCTTTCTTAAACTTTGCATATTCTGGAAAGGCAAAACATCTTACGATAGCTTGCCCTTGTAAACAATGCAATAACTTCTGGAACCATACAAAAAGTGTGGTGGAAAATCACTTATTTACATTTGGAATTAGAAAAAGTTACACCAGATGGATACACCATGGTGAACAATTTCGACAGGAAATTAGAGAGGATAGTAATCTGGGCGGTGATGAAGAAGGGGATACTGACAGTGAGGATTTAAACCATATACTCAATGACATAGGCACTGCACAATGGGGGAGAAATTGGTTTAGTAGGGAAGATGATGGTGAAGGAAATTCAGGCTTGAATGCTAGTGAGACTGAGGCCTCCCTAAAATTGTTGGAAGATGCAAAAAGGGAACTTTATCCTGGAAACACCTTTTTCTCAAAGCTGTCTTTTGTAGTCACTCTTCTACATCTCAAAACGATGAACGGGTGGACTATAAACTCGTTTAACTCCTTGCTAGAGGTCTCTAAGAAGGCACTACCTCCCGAAGCTGCAGTTCCTAAGTCTTTCTCTGATGCTAAAAGAATTATTCGAGACTTGGGGTTCATATCTAAAAAAATGCATGCCTGTGTCAATGATTGTGTACTCTTCCACAAGGAATATGAAAACTTTGACACTTGtccaaatccaaattgcaaAGAGGCCCGCTACAAGTCAAAGGGTTCAAAAATTCCACGAAAAGTTCTTCGCCATTTTCCCTTGAAACCTAGGCTTCAATGCTTATATGCACACAAGGAAATAGCTTTAGATATGCGGTGGCATAAAGAAAAGCGTGTAGATGATGGTAACACCATGAGGCATTCGGTGGACAGCGAAGCATGGAAACATTTTGATAAATTATATCCAGATTTTGCTCATGATCCTAGAAATGTCAGGTTTGGCCTTGCGACTAATGGTTTCAATCCTTTTGGAACCATGACATCGACTTATAGCATTTGGCCCATTTTTGTTGTACCATATAATCAGCCTCCCTGGAAATGTATGAAAGACCCATTCTTTTTCATGTCAATGTTGATTCCTGGTCCTAAATCCCCGGGAAATGAGATCTGTGTCTACATGGCACCTCTAATAGATGAGTTGAATGAATTTTGGGATGGTCTAGAAACTTATGATGCATTTACTGGTCAGAAATTTACCCTTCGTGCTGCTTTGCTTTGGACTATAAATGACTTTCCCGCCTATGCTATGTTATCTGGATGGAGTACTAAAGGGTATCAGGCTTGTCCAATTTGCATGGCAGAAACATCCTATATGCATTTGAAACATAGGAAAAAATTATGCTACACAGGCCATCGTCGCTTCTTGCCTATTGATCATCATTGGCGTAGAGAAAGAAAGCCATTTGAATCTGGAAATTGTGTTTTATTCTGCACCCTATATCCTTTCTATATGGGACGTTGGGAAATTTTGTATGCAGTAGTGGAAGCTTTGCAAGAACCGTGCCTCTAG
- the LOC113764596 gene encoding L-type lectin-domain containing receptor kinase IV.1-like: MPFRLVTAILSYFLVHTAAGAAASDDFGFIYQGFQSSNLSLDGVAKITNNGLLQINNKTKLQTAHAFYPNPINFKTKSNSSAFSFSTQFVFAMVPDGSGFPSPGMAFVIAPTKVLARGPSTELLGLFDASTDGSPTNHVFAVELDTFREQQYADINANHVGIDINSVKSNVSRPASYQPYNKNSFENLDLGSGQQMQLWVEYDRVDRRINVTLAPTVAAKPHTPLLSLSYDLSPILQQTMYVGFSASTSPVDNVGLANFVLGWSFKINGDAQALDLSQLPKLPRFGHKKVSKIFTVGLPLLSLLFLLIVAFGAAYYLKRKWKYAEVLEEWELAYGPHRFKYKDLYIATKGFTEKELLGEGGFGRVYKGVLPTNKVEVAVKKVSHQARQGIREFIAEIVSIGRLRHRNLVPLLGYCRRKGELLLVYEFMSKGSLDRFLFNQPKRTLNWSERFRVIKGVASGLLYLHEEWEQVVIHRDIKASNVLLDGELNGRLGDFGLARLYDHGTLPQTTHVAGSLGYLAPEYSRTGRATMSTDAYAFGAFLLEVACGRRPIEHRAVPEENIILVDFVFSCWKAGNILQAVDQKLGTEYVEEEADLVLKLGLLCSHSEPEIRPRMRQVLLYLEGSVALPDLSVLAMGVSAVGLGFGHPAGFEDIKSSFATSTDKSFSYTVENSILSGGR, encoded by the coding sequence ATGCCTTTCAGACTTGTAACAGCAATCTTAAGCTATTTTCTAGTTCACACTGCAGCTGGTGCAGCTGCTTCTGACGATTTTGGGTTCATCTATCAAGGATTTCAGTCATCAAATCTGAGCCTGGACGGAGTAGCGAAAATCACCAACAATGGCCTCCTTCAGATAAACAACAAAACCAAATTACAAACGGCGCATGCCTTCTATCCTAATCCCATCAATTTCAAGACCAAATCTAATAGTTCAGCCTTCTCCTTTTCAACCCAATTTGTGTTTGCTATGGTACCTGATGGCTCAGGCTTTCCTAGTCCGGGAATGGCTTTCGTGATCGCACCAACAAAGGTCCTTGCACGAGGGCCTTCCACAGAGCTCCTCGGCCTCTTCGATGCAAGCACCGATGGAAGTCCAACAAATCACGTTTTTGCAGTAGAGCTTGATACTTTCCGAGAACAACAATATGCAGATATCAATGCTAACCATGTTGGTATTGATATTAACTCTGTGAAGTCCAATGTATCCCGGCCTGCAAGTTACCAACCTTACAACAAGAATTCATTTGAGAACTTAGATCTTGGCAGCGGTCAACAGATGCAACTTTGGGTGGAATACGATCGGGTGGATAGGAGAATCAATGTTACATTAGCTCCAACAGTGGCTGCTAAACCACATACGCCTCTTTTGTCTTTGTCATATGATCTTTCACCAATTTTACAGCAAACCATGTATGTTGGGTTTTCTGCATCCACTAGTCCAGTCGACAATGTGGGGTTAGCTAATTTTGTACTGGGATGGAGCTTCAAGATCAATGGGGATGCGCAAGCGCTTGATCTCTCTCAGCTTCCCAAGCTACCTCGGTTTGGACATAAGAAAGTGTCTAAAATTTTCACCGTGGGATTGCCCCTCCTCTCCTTACTTTTTCTGTTGATTGTAGCTTTTGGGGCAGCTTATTATTTAAAGAGGAAGTGGAAGTATGCAGAAGTGCTGGAAGAATGGGAGCTTGCCTATGGACCTCACAGGTTCAAGTATAAAGATTTATACATTGCCACCAAGGGGTTTACAGAAAAAGAGCTGCTGGGGGAAGGCGGATTTGGCAGGGTCTACAAAGGTGTTTTGCCAACAAACAAGGTCGAGGTTGCTGTCAAGAAGGTCTCCCATCAAGCAAGACAGGGAATCAGAGAATTTATTGCAGAAATCGTCAGTATTGGACGCTTGCGTCATAGAAATTTAGTACCACTCTTGGGCTATTGTCGGCGTAAAGGAGAGTTACTTTTGGTATATGAGTTCATGTCCAAGGGTAGTCTAGACAGGTTTCTGTTCAACCAACCAAAGCGTACCCTCAACTGGAGCGAAAGATTTCGAGTCATCAAAGGTGTGGCGTCAGGATTACTCTATCTACACGAAGAATGGGAGCAAGTTGTGATCCACCGAGATATAAAAGCCAGTAATGTATTGCTAGATGGTGAACTGAATGGAAGATTAGGAGATTTCGGCCTGGCAAGGCTATACGATCATGGAACTCTGCCTCAAACCACCCATGTAGCGGGATCTCTTGGCTACCTTGCCCCTGAGTATAGTAGGACAGGGAGGGCCACAATGAGCACCGATGCATATGCTTTTGGGGCCTTTTTGCTAGAGGTTGCCTGTGGAAGAAGGCCAATAGAACATCGAGCAGTACCAGAAGAGAATATCATTCTAGTTGATTTCGTATTTTCGTGCTGGAAAGCAGGTAATATTCTCCAGGCGGTTGATCAAAAGCTGGGTACTGAGTATGTGGAAGAGGAAGCAGACTTGGTGTTGAAACTAGGCTTGTTATGCTCTCATTCAGAACCAGAGATTAGGCCGAGAATGAGGCAAGTTCTGTTGTACTTGGAAGGATCAGTTGCCTTGCCAGATCTATCAGTACTGGCCATGGGCGTTTCTGCTGTTGGTCTTGGCTTCGGCCATCCTGCTGGCTTTGAAGATATTAAATCGTCATTTGCAACTTCCACAGACAAATCTTTCTCATATACTGTAGAAAACTCAATTCTCTCTGGTGGTCGGTAA